The following coding sequences are from one Bufo bufo chromosome 2, aBufBuf1.1, whole genome shotgun sequence window:
- the RIOK2 gene encoding serine/threonine-protein kinase RIO2, with translation MGKLNVVLLRYLSRDDFRVLTAVEMGMRNHEIVPASLIASIASLKHGGCNKILRELVKHKLVAYERTKTVQGYRLIYGGYDYLALKTLSSRDVVTSVGNQMGVGKESDIYIVANEEEKQMALKLHRLGRTSFRNLKNKRDYHKHRCKMSWLYLSRLAAMKEFAYMKALHDRGFPVPKPYDYNRHAIVMELINGYPLCQVRQLEDPAALYNELMELIIKLANHGLIHGDFNEFNVMVDDEDHVTMIDFPQMVSTSHANAEWYFDRDVKCIRDFFIKRYNYESELFPTFRDVQKECSLDVEIAVSGYTKEMQEDDELLQPTGPDDVEEGDDETVCTPPNGDYEQDTNTIEDTRVLEATDRVHPEGSETKPSSDNCGRSLDMAEFNKALDELEGRAVEKNDKKTTELSVAGEDERDSLGNEKLSLDEDVGSLGSDELEDYEDECPDLVGLSGANKEYRPFRDEDSLQHINQHRTRTTSVTSMATVSSCSTIPPELVKQKVKRQLTKEQKSAIRRRLQKGEANVCTKQRRENMFNIKCSVDAASFWG, from the exons ATGGGGAAGCTGAATGTGGTGCTGCTCCGGTACTTGTCCAGAGATGACTTCAGAGTGCTTACCGCG GTTGAAATGGGCATGAGGAACCATGAGATTGTGCCGGCCAGTTTAATTGCCTCAATAGCCAGTCTGAAACATGGCGGCTGCAACAAAATCTTGCGAGAGCTTGTAAAGCATAAACTTGTTGCATATGAACGTACAAAGA CTGTTCAGGGCTACCGGCTAATTTACGGTGGATATGACTACCTGGCGCTAAAGACTCTTTCATCTCGAGACGTCGTCACTTCAGTTGGTAACCAGATGGGTGTTGGTAAAGAGTCAG ATATCTACATTGTTGCAAATGAAGAGGAGAAACAGATGGCATTAAAACTTCACCGACTGGGAAGAACATCTTTTCGTAACCTTAAAAACAAGCGCGACTATCACAAGCACAGATGCAAGATGTCATGGCTCTACCTGTCTCGTCTGGCGGCTATGAAGGAGTTTGCATACATGAAG GCCTTGCATGACCGAGGGTTCCCTGTTCCCAAACCCTATGACTACAACAGACATGCCATAGTAATGGAGCTCATTAATGGCTACCCCTT GTGCCAGGTCCGTCAACTTGAAGATCCAGCAGCCTTGTACAATGAATTAATGGAACTGATCATCAAGCTTGCCAATCACGGTCTGATCCACGGTGACTTCAACGAGTTTAATGTAATGGTGGATGACGAGGACCACGTCACCATGATTGATTTCCCACAAATGGTGTCTACATCTCACGCAAATGCCGAATG GTATTTTGACAGAGATGTGAAATGTATTCGAGATTTCTTCATAAAACGCTACAACTATGAAAGTGAACTTTTCCCCACCTTCCGTGACGTCCA GAAAGAGTGCTCTCTTGATGTCGAAATTGCGGTTAGTGGCTACACCAAAGAAATGCAGGAGGATGATGAGCTCTTACAGCCGACTGGTCCCGACGATGTCGAGGAGGGAGATGATGAGACGGTCTGTACTCCGCCTAATGGAGACTATGAGCAGGACACTAACACCATTGAAGATACAAGAGTATTAGAAGCCACCGACAGAGTTCATCCTGAAGGCTCTGAAACCAAACCCAGCAGTGACAATTGTGGACGCAGCTTAGACATGGCAGAATTCAATAAAGCTTTAGACGAACTAGAAGGAAGGGCTGTTGAAAAGAATGACAAGAAAACCACTGAACTCTCTGTAGCTGGAGAAGATGAACGTGACAGTTTGGGAAATGAAAAGCTAAGCTTAGATGAAGATGTTGGAAGCCTAGGAAGTGATGAGCTTGAGGATTATGAAGATGAATGTCCTGACCTGGTGGGTCTGTCTGGGGCAAACAAAGAATACAGACCATTCAG AGATGAAGACAGTTTACAACATATTAATCAGCACCGCACAAGAACCACAAGTGTAACCTCTATGGCTACTGTCAGCAGCTGCTCTACAATCCCACCA